From Mucilaginibacter rubeus, a single genomic window includes:
- a CDS encoding SusC/RagA family TonB-linked outer membrane protein: MAYCYIKRCLTGITLLLLLLATAGYAVAQQDTTAVAPARPGQASGIVLDEYGNPLQGVKVTNKGKNITQTTGKDGAFAIDAVKGDVLSFTAANYNARQIAVKNTSGIRVRLLDTYIQKPKTISVLYDTVSTAKSVGAVSTIYTNQLTTTPSTLYTYALPGQLPGLYTQQYSGFAAPQTGVQTVNDFIGAVVQHNNYSANDNSEFGLFLRGQAPITIIDGVQREIASLDAESIESVSVLKDALSNIMLGINSSRGTLLITTKRGQVGAPHISFTAQTGIQQPLGLPNPLPAYQYAYLYNEALQNDGKPALYSAADFNAYRNHTDPFRHPDINWFKTILRDNSPMTSYKLNVNGGTQVARYSVSLNYLDQAGMFRQDPSVAYNTNNDLNRYIINSDLAVNVTKKFTVDLQLFGRVQQSTQPGAGYGNILSTLYSLPNNAYALRNPNGSFAGTTTYTNNLLSQTEFSGYQRTNSNDVLANLDLNYNLNSITPGLSAKAKGNLAFSSQSFLNRSLQNNAYSFNADSSYSAVGSSIAQSNSYSTVSSARYSFAQASVNYDRTFGKNNITGMALYDVRSVVLNYDLSQVTTNRALKAGYNYDGKYFIEAAANSSGYNRYPPGNQYGLFYAGGIGWQMGKEGFIKDNFSWISSWKWRATYGKTGNNNVDNYGYYNFLQTYGATNGYSYSTGTSKSPVQGFYENTLANPYIRWEKARKLDVGTDISLFNDHFNITADVYRDRYYDLLQVRGNSIALLGTAYPYENLGINLYKGAELTLTYQNHIQNFNYFISGNASIQSSKIIFSDEEPYPYPWLKHTGRSTTAIYGYTAIGYFKDAQDAATSATTTGYTAQAGDVKYKDLNGDHIINQFDVSAIGGNRPLVYYGLSSGFNYKGFSLSFLLQGVANRELMFNNSQVNGFAGVGFLGLTYSGQAYETILGRWTPETAATATAPRLSLGNANNTANSTLYLRKGNYVRLKNAEVGYNLPYEWARKLRLSGLRVFVNGENLYTLYGYKDFDPEVYGTAYPIQRVVNAGVNIKL; encoded by the coding sequence ATGGCTTATTGCTACATAAAGAGATGCTTAACAGGTATTACACTGTTGTTATTGCTGCTGGCCACGGCCGGTTACGCGGTTGCGCAGCAGGATACTACCGCCGTGGCGCCTGCACGTCCCGGTCAGGCCAGCGGTATCGTACTTGATGAGTACGGCAACCCGCTGCAGGGTGTTAAAGTAACCAACAAAGGGAAAAACATTACCCAAACTACCGGTAAGGACGGTGCCTTTGCTATTGATGCCGTTAAAGGCGATGTATTGTCATTTACCGCCGCGAATTATAATGCCCGCCAGATTGCTGTGAAAAACACCTCTGGTATTAGGGTAAGACTTTTAGATACTTATATTCAAAAGCCCAAAACTATCAGTGTACTTTACGATACCGTTAGTACAGCAAAAAGTGTAGGTGCCGTATCAACTATTTATACCAATCAACTTACTACAACGCCTTCTACTTTATACACTTACGCATTACCCGGACAATTGCCAGGCTTGTATACCCAGCAATACAGCGGGTTTGCTGCTCCTCAAACCGGTGTGCAAACTGTAAACGATTTTATTGGAGCTGTGGTGCAGCACAACAATTATTCGGCTAATGACAATAGCGAGTTTGGTCTTTTTTTAAGGGGACAAGCGCCGATAACTATCATTGATGGCGTTCAGCGGGAGATAGCCTCGCTTGATGCTGAAAGTATCGAATCGGTTTCGGTTTTGAAAGACGCGCTTTCAAATATCATGCTGGGTATCAATAGCTCGCGTGGAACTTTACTGATTACCACTAAACGCGGACAGGTAGGTGCGCCCCATATTTCATTTACGGCACAAACCGGTATTCAGCAACCTTTAGGGTTGCCAAATCCACTGCCTGCGTATCAGTATGCTTATTTATACAACGAGGCTTTGCAAAACGATGGTAAACCCGCTCTTTACAGTGCAGCTGACTTTAATGCTTACCGTAACCATACCGATCCTTTCAGGCATCCGGATATCAACTGGTTCAAAACCATATTACGTGATAACTCGCCCATGACCAGTTATAAGCTTAACGTAAATGGTGGTACACAGGTAGCGCGTTACAGCGTTTCATTAAATTACCTCGATCAAGCCGGGATGTTTCGCCAGGATCCGTCTGTTGCCTATAATACCAATAATGATCTTAACAGATATATCATCAATTCCGATCTGGCGGTTAACGTAACAAAAAAGTTTACTGTCGATCTGCAACTGTTTGGTCGTGTTCAGCAAAGCACGCAGCCGGGAGCAGGATACGGCAATATACTGAGCACACTTTATAGTTTGCCCAATAATGCTTATGCCTTACGTAATCCTAATGGCTCATTTGCAGGTACAACTACTTACACCAATAATCTGCTTTCGCAAACCGAATTCTCAGGATATCAGCGCACCAACAGTAATGATGTACTCGCCAACCTCGATCTGAATTATAATCTGAATAGCATCACGCCGGGCTTATCCGCTAAAGCAAAGGGTAATCTCGCTTTTTCATCGCAAAGCTTCTTAAACCGCTCGTTGCAAAACAACGCTTACTCGTTTAATGCGGATAGTTCTTATTCGGCAGTCGGATCATCAATCGCGCAGAGCAATTCATATAGTACGGTATCAAGCGCCCGCTACTCATTTGCGCAGGCCTCAGTTAATTACGACAGAACTTTCGGCAAAAATAACATTACCGGTATGGCCTTGTATGATGTTCGTTCGGTAGTATTGAACTATGACCTTTCACAGGTAACCACAAACCGCGCTTTAAAAGCAGGTTACAATTACGATGGCAAGTACTTTATTGAGGCGGCAGCCAACAGCAGCGGATACAACCGTTATCCGCCAGGCAATCAATATGGTTTGTTTTATGCGGGTGGTATTGGCTGGCAAATGGGTAAAGAGGGTTTTATCAAAGATAACTTTAGCTGGATAAGCTCATGGAAATGGCGCGCCACCTATGGTAAAACCGGAAACAACAACGTAGATAATTACGGTTATTATAATTTTTTACAAACCTACGGCGCTACAAACGGCTATTCATACAGTACGGGAACCTCAAAAAGCCCGGTACAGGGGTTTTATGAAAATACGCTTGCTAACCCCTATATCCGTTGGGAAAAGGCCCGTAAGCTGGATGTAGGCACGGATATCTCATTGTTTAATGATCACTTCAATATCACTGCTGATGTTTACCGCGACAGGTATTATGATTTACTGCAAGTTAGAGGAAACAGTATAGCCTTGTTAGGTACAGCTTACCCTTATGAAAACTTGGGCATCAATCTTTATAAAGGTGCGGAGCTCACGTTAACTTATCAGAACCATATCCAAAACTTCAATTACTTTATTTCGGGCAACGCGTCGATCCAGTCGTCAAAAATTATTTTTAGCGATGAGGAACCATACCCATATCCATGGCTGAAACATACCGGCCGTTCAACTACCGCAATTTATGGTTATACCGCTATCGGCTATTTCAAAGATGCCCAGGATGCAGCTACCAGTGCTACAACTACCGGCTACACAGCACAAGCGGGCGATGTAAAATATAAAGACCTTAACGGTGATCATATCATTAACCAGTTTGATGTTTCGGCTATTGGCGGTAATCGTCCGTTGGTTTATTACGGATTATCAAGTGGCTTTAACTACAAAGGCTTTAGTCTGAGCTTCCTGTTACAAGGTGTGGCCAACCGTGAGCTGATGTTTAATAATTCGCAGGTGAATGGCTTTGCCGGTGTTGGTTTCCTGGGGCTTACCTATAGCGGACAGGCCTACGAAACCATTTTAGGCAGATGGACGCCTGAAACCGCTGCTACTGCTACGGCACCGCGGTTATCGCTGGGCAACGCCAACAATACTGCTAACTCAACCCTGTACTTACGCAAAGGAAATTATGTGAGGCTAAAAAATGCGGAGGTGGGCTATAACCTGCCTTATGAATGGGCACGCAAGCTCAGATTATCTGGCTTGCGGGTATTTGTAAACGGCGAAAACCTGTATACACTGTATGGCTACAAAGATTTTGATCCGGAGGTTTATGGTACTGCTTACCCGATTCAAAGGGTAGTAAATGCCGGTGTTAACATTAAGCTTTGA
- a CDS encoding RagB/SusD family nutrient uptake outer membrane protein, producing MKNFNKIILAAAGIITVMAGCKKYEQFPVDKVTINYVFDKKDSLGTNAQMFLYGIYASLQNGHSRIGGDYLDAASDDAISSAAGASNEVTVLSTAAYNSYTVPTDENLWAYYYAGIRKANEFVNNIDVVPVMAQYNGYSMKYVWKGEARFLRALYYFELVKRYGGVPLLGNKVFTITDDVSLPRNSFADCIKYIVSECDAIKDTLMTAPLSNPNADYHRPTKGAAMALKAKVLLYAASPLFNGQNIDASNPVTGYTDFSADRWVQAAAAEKAVMDLNVYSLLPSFKDVFLTQNSSENIFIRQTDNSSSIETTNGPIGFTGAVGKGQTSPTQQLVDAFPMKNGLPITDPASGYNPDNPYASRDPRLTYTVLYNGTRWLNSDLQLFEGGISKPNGSLQQTKTGYYMRKFMGNFENTNAYAAHVIDWQILRYADVVLGYAEALNESAGATTDVYNAVISIRKRAGIDVGTVNYGLKPGMTKDEMRAIIQNERRLEMAFEENRYFDIRRWKIAGTVMNQPQKGMSIVKIGSSLTYNVVNALTTKFESPKMYLYPIPYDEVLKNPNMKQNPGW from the coding sequence ATGAAGAATTTCAACAAAATAATTTTAGCGGCCGCCGGCATCATCACCGTAATGGCCGGGTGTAAAAAATACGAGCAATTCCCGGTTGATAAAGTGACCATTAACTACGTGTTTGATAAAAAGGATTCGCTGGGAACCAATGCTCAAATGTTCCTGTACGGGATTTACGCGTCATTACAAAATGGCCATAGCAGGATAGGAGGCGATTACCTTGATGCCGCGAGTGATGATGCCATATCATCGGCTGCGGGTGCATCAAATGAAGTTACAGTACTGTCAACGGCGGCTTACAACTCTTACACTGTTCCTACAGATGAAAATCTTTGGGCCTACTACTATGCCGGTATCCGCAAGGCAAATGAGTTTGTGAACAATATAGATGTGGTGCCGGTAATGGCTCAATACAATGGCTACTCCATGAAATATGTGTGGAAAGGCGAAGCCCGCTTTTTAAGGGCGCTGTATTACTTTGAGTTGGTTAAACGTTACGGTGGCGTACCATTATTGGGTAATAAGGTATTTACTATAACCGATGATGTATCCCTGCCCCGCAATTCTTTTGCCGATTGTATCAAATACATTGTAAGCGAATGCGATGCCATTAAGGATACACTGATGACCGCTCCGCTGAGCAACCCTAATGCCGATTACCATCGCCCAACAAAAGGTGCGGCTATGGCTTTAAAAGCAAAGGTGTTACTATATGCTGCAAGTCCGCTGTTTAACGGGCAAAATATTGATGCTTCGAATCCGGTAACAGGTTACACAGATTTTAGTGCAGATAGATGGGTACAGGCCGCCGCTGCCGAAAAAGCTGTAATGGATTTGAATGTTTATTCATTGCTGCCCAGCTTTAAAGATGTGTTCCTGACTCAGAACAGTTCGGAAAATATATTTATCCGCCAAACGGATAATTCATCATCAATAGAAACCACCAACGGACCGATTGGCTTTACGGGTGCAGTAGGCAAGGGGCAAACAAGCCCAACGCAGCAATTGGTTGATGCTTTTCCAATGAAAAATGGCTTGCCTATCACAGATCCTGCATCTGGCTATAACCCGGATAACCCTTACGCAAGCCGCGATCCCCGCTTAACCTACACGGTGCTTTACAACGGTACAAGGTGGCTTAACTCCGATCTGCAATTGTTTGAGGGGGGGATCAGCAAGCCTAATGGTTCGTTGCAGCAAACCAAAACAGGCTATTACATGCGTAAGTTCATGGGCAATTTTGAAAATACAAATGCCTATGCAGCGCACGTGATCGACTGGCAGATCTTACGTTATGCCGATGTGGTTTTAGGATACGCCGAAGCTCTCAACGAATCGGCGGGGGCTACCACCGACGTTTACAACGCGGTGATCAGCATCAGAAAACGTGCAGGAATCGATGTCGGAACAGTCAATTATGGGCTTAAACCGGGCATGACCAAAGATGAGATGCGCGCCATCATTCAAAATGAGCGCCGTTTGGAAATGGCCTTTGAAGAGAACCGCTACTTTGATATCCGCCGCTGGAAAATTGCCGGTACCGTAATGAACCAGCCTCAAAAAGGTATGAGCATTGTGAAGATAGGCTCAAGCCTTACTTATAATGTGGTAAACGCCCTCACTACCAAATTTGAATCGCCAAAGATGTACCTGTACCCGATACCTTATGATGAGGTTTTGAAGAACCCGAATATGAAACAAAATCCAGGATGGTAA
- a CDS encoding SusC/RagA family TonB-linked outer membrane protein has translation MRKIILFFQILMILLPAVSFAQSRTVTGTVRDITGVLPGVSVIEKGVANNGAITDQSGKFRLVLKGKSNTIIVRFIGYIPRELRVPETGRMDIILQTNTNGLDEVAVVAYGTRKRITNTGAVSSISASEIRTVPTANVQNALTGKLPGFFSQQSSGQPGKDASDFYIRGVSSLNPSGNQPLIIVDDIEYSYDQLQQINVNEIESISILKDASTTAIYGIKGANGVLVVTTRRGKAGTPKVNLRVESGIQQPTKTPQFLDSYNTAVLINEAQHNDGIPLSFTQQDLDLFKNGSDPYGHPNVDWYNKIFKKYTYQTNANLDISGGTTGVKYFISGGALNQNGLVRDFADPQSLVNTNYYFKRYNFRSNLDLKANKTLDLRLDITTRFSDLNQPYNENAVSEVYNFTKETPFTAPYLNPNGSYSYAYSSFNPDHLPTLNARLATGGYQHSRRTDFNVLFGATQRLDDLTNGLSVTGRVAYSSIEQFTKQIFNGGIPAYHYDPTTNQYSLRPGATYVYQTYALTGSTDISTNNYNLQLYANYDRTFRGSHHFSGLLLFNQTSQTYFTYPLLDGAQVGVPQKFRGVSGKVGYDFKQKFLFDFNVAYNGTDRFAANHRFGIFPAVSFGYNIAKESFFEKAMPVFSLLKLRGSYGLVGSDAAPGNRYVYNQVYNQGGGYNFGETAQGYTTISEGSLGNPTVVWERAKKIDIGLDANLFNDKISITADYFHDIRYNQLITPGSVPEILGVGLPAVNIGRTRNQGLDGQISYHSTLGKVQYNVGFVFSYAKNKILYEDEATPAYPWLAQTGHSIGQQYGYHFVGYYTAADIAAINSGSKSVPVPDNGIPLQPGDLKYQDLNGDGVINVFDKRPIGNPNLPNTILGLSLQAVYKGFSVSVLLQGSFNYSFAVIGTGIEPFQSQFQPIHQERWTPENPVNAAFPRLTTNPTSVNSPTAYFSDYWLLNAHYVRLKTVDIGYQLPTKLLPFKINNARIYMSAYNLLTFDNYKKYQQDPEIATNTAGDAYINQRVINLGIQAGF, from the coding sequence ATGAGAAAAATAATACTTTTCTTTCAGATATTAATGATCCTGCTCCCGGCAGTATCATTTGCGCAAAGCCGAACCGTAACCGGCACCGTGCGCGATATTACCGGGGTATTGCCAGGGGTATCGGTTATCGAAAAGGGCGTTGCCAATAACGGCGCCATTACAGACCAGAGCGGTAAGTTCAGGCTTGTTCTGAAGGGCAAATCAAACACCATCATTGTACGTTTCATCGGTTATATCCCAAGGGAACTTCGTGTTCCGGAAACAGGCAGAATGGACATCATACTGCAAACCAACACCAACGGTTTAGATGAGGTTGCGGTTGTGGCTTACGGAACAAGAAAACGTATCACCAATACGGGTGCTGTAAGTTCAATTTCGGCCAGTGAAATCCGCACGGTACCAACAGCCAACGTACAGAATGCTTTAACCGGTAAATTGCCGGGTTTCTTTTCGCAACAGTCTTCGGGCCAGCCGGGTAAGGATGCTTCTGATTTTTATATCCGTGGCGTAAGTTCATTGAACCCATCAGGTAACCAGCCGCTTATTATTGTGGATGATATTGAATACAGTTATGATCAGCTACAACAGATCAACGTAAATGAAATAGAAAGTATCTCTATTCTAAAAGATGCCTCCACTACAGCAATTTACGGTATCAAAGGCGCTAATGGAGTATTGGTGGTAACTACTCGCCGTGGTAAGGCGGGTACGCCTAAAGTAAACCTCCGTGTTGAAAGCGGAATTCAGCAGCCAACCAAAACACCTCAATTTTTAGATTCATACAATACAGCAGTACTCATTAACGAGGCGCAACATAATGACGGCATCCCGCTTAGCTTTACCCAGCAGGACCTCGACCTGTTTAAAAACGGATCTGATCCTTACGGGCACCCTAATGTGGATTGGTATAATAAGATCTTTAAAAAGTATACCTATCAAACTAATGCCAACCTTGATATTTCAGGCGGTACTACCGGAGTGAAATACTTTATCTCCGGAGGGGCATTAAATCAGAACGGTTTGGTACGAGACTTTGCCGACCCGCAAAGTTTGGTAAATACCAATTATTATTTTAAACGTTATAATTTCCGTTCAAACCTCGATCTTAAAGCCAATAAAACGCTTGACTTACGCTTGGATATAACCACCCGCTTCTCTGATCTGAACCAGCCTTACAATGAGAATGCAGTTAGCGAAGTATACAATTTTACCAAGGAAACGCCTTTCACCGCGCCATATCTAAACCCTAACGGCAGTTACTCATATGCGTATTCATCGTTTAATCCCGATCACCTGCCAACGCTTAACGCAAGGCTGGCTACAGGAGGTTATCAGCACTCGCGCCGTACCGATTTTAACGTGCTTTTTGGCGCTACTCAGAGGCTGGATGATCTGACCAATGGACTTTCGGTAACAGGCCGTGTAGCATACTCCAGTATAGAGCAGTTTACCAAACAGATCTTTAACGGTGGTATTCCGGCCTATCATTATGACCCTACAACCAATCAGTACTCATTGAGGCCGGGAGCTACCTATGTATATCAAACTTACGCCTTAACAGGTAGTACGGACATCAGCACTAATAACTATAACCTGCAACTTTACGCCAATTACGATAGGACATTTAGAGGTTCGCACCATTTTTCGGGATTGCTATTGTTTAATCAAACCTCACAAACTTATTTTACCTATCCGCTGCTGGATGGAGCCCAGGTTGGTGTTCCGCAAAAATTCCGTGGTGTATCGGGCAAAGTTGGATATGATTTTAAGCAGAAATTCCTGTTTGATTTTAACGTAGCCTACAACGGTACAGATCGCTTTGCCGCCAATCACCGCTTTGGTATTTTTCCGGCTGTGAGCTTTGGTTACAACATTGCAAAAGAGTCGTTTTTTGAAAAAGCTATGCCGGTTTTCAGTCTCCTGAAACTGAGGGGAAGCTATGGTCTGGTTGGCTCAGATGCCGCACCGGGTAACCGTTATGTATACAACCAGGTTTATAACCAGGGGGGAGGCTACAACTTTGGCGAAACTGCGCAGGGGTATACAACCATTTCTGAGGGATCATTGGGCAATCCAACCGTTGTATGGGAACGCGCCAAAAAGATCGATATCGGATTAGATGCTAACTTGTTTAATGATAAAATCTCCATCACCGCCGATTATTTCCATGATATCCGTTACAATCAGCTGATTACCCCGGGTAGCGTACCTGAAATATTGGGCGTCGGTTTGCCTGCAGTAAATATCGGTAGAACCCGTAACCAGGGCCTTGATGGGCAGATCAGTTATCATAGCACTCTTGGTAAAGTACAATACAATGTGGGTTTCGTGTTTTCGTATGCCAAAAACAAGATACTGTATGAGGATGAGGCTACACCGGCTTACCCATGGCTGGCGCAAACAGGGCATTCCATCGGTCAGCAATATGGTTACCATTTTGTGGGATATTACACTGCTGCGGATATTGCCGCGATTAATTCGGGAAGTAAATCGGTTCCGGTACCTGATAACGGAATTCCGTTGCAACCGGGCGATCTGAAGTACCAGGACTTAAATGGCGACGGCGTCATCAACGTATTTGATAAAAGGCCTATCGGTAATCCAAACCTGCCAAATACCATATTGGGCTTATCATTACAGGCCGTTTACAAAGGTTTCAGCGTAAGCGTGCTTTTACAGGGATCATTCAATTACAGTTTCGCGGTTATCGGCACAGGTATCGAGCCATTCCAGAGCCAGTTTCAACCTATACACCAGGAACGATGGACACCGGAGAATCCGGTTAACGCGGCTTTCCCGAGGTTAACTACTAACCCAACTTCGGTAAATAGCCCTACAGCTTATTTCTCTGATTACTGGTTGCTGAACGCGCATTATGTGCGTTTAAAAACGGTTGATATCGGTTACCAGTTACCAACTAAACTGTTGCCGTTCAAGATCAATAACGCCCGTATCTACATGAGCGCGTACAATTTGCTCACGTTTGATAATTACAAGAAATACCAGCAGGACCCGGAGATTGCTACCAATACTGCAGGTGATGCATATATTAACCAGCGCGTAATTAACCTGGGTATCCAGGCAGGCTTTTAA
- a CDS encoding prolipoprotein diacylglyceryl transferase, with the protein MFPTIGDLIFYLFHIRVGFPIQTLGFFMALAFLFAYIVFTSEFKRYEAIGKINAFKRKVIVGKPASVAEMIINFLPGFLFGFKLFGAVFNYAIFAANPRAYILSLQGNLTAGILIGGAFAFWIYNDRKKFALPKPQTTEYTVHPYQLMGLIVFSVGFFGFIGAKLFDIVEHFGRLRYDPLGTIFSANGFAYYGGLIFGALTYLYIGHRHHMKLVHLADIGSPGMMLAYGIGRIGCQLSGDGDWGKVNIHLKPVMLNWLPDWMWSFSYPHNAINSGMPMPGCIGNYCNQLANPVYPTPFYEATLCIGMFLLMWAFRKRIGTPGFMFFLYLVLNGTERFLIEQIRINPVYHFLGLPFTQAGLIGFLMLLGGLTGFATLIVKHRTQQHKHLPVL; encoded by the coding sequence ATGTTTCCAACCATCGGCGATCTGATATTTTACCTCTTCCATATCCGGGTTGGGTTTCCTATCCAAACGCTTGGTTTTTTTATGGCGCTTGCCTTTTTATTTGCCTACATAGTTTTTACCTCCGAATTTAAACGCTATGAAGCCATTGGCAAAATCAACGCGTTTAAACGTAAGGTAATTGTTGGAAAGCCTGCTTCGGTTGCTGAAATGATCATTAATTTTTTGCCGGGTTTTTTATTTGGTTTTAAACTTTTTGGGGCTGTTTTTAACTACGCTATTTTCGCTGCAAACCCCAGAGCTTATATTCTTTCACTCCAGGGAAACCTGACTGCCGGAATCCTTATCGGCGGGGCGTTTGCTTTCTGGATTTATAACGACAGAAAGAAATTCGCGCTCCCTAAGCCCCAAACAACTGAATATACTGTGCATCCCTATCAATTAATGGGGCTTATCGTTTTTAGTGTCGGTTTTTTCGGCTTTATTGGGGCTAAGTTGTTTGATATTGTGGAGCATTTTGGCAGGTTAAGATATGATCCGCTGGGTACTATATTTTCGGCCAATGGGTTTGCTTATTACGGAGGGTTGATATTTGGTGCATTAACTTATTTGTATATCGGTCACCGGCACCATATGAAACTCGTGCATCTTGCAGATATTGGCTCGCCGGGTATGATGCTGGCTTATGGTATTGGCCGCATAGGGTGTCAGCTTTCGGGTGATGGCGATTGGGGTAAGGTTAACATACACTTAAAACCTGTTATGTTGAATTGGTTACCCGATTGGATGTGGTCATTTAGCTATCCGCATAACGCTATAAATTCCGGTATGCCGATGCCTGGTTGTATAGGTAATTACTGTAACCAATTGGCTAACCCGGTTTATCCCACGCCTTTTTATGAGGCTACATTGTGTATTGGCATGTTCCTGTTAATGTGGGCCTTTCGTAAACGTATAGGTACACCCGGCTTTATGTTTTTCCTGTACCTTGTACTTAACGGTACCGAGCGCTTTTTGATAGAGCAGATCCGCATCAATCCGGTGTATCATTTTTTAGGCTTGCCCTTTACACAGGCCGGTTTAATTGGCTTTTTAATGCTGCTGGGCGGATTAACAGGTTTTGCTACCCTGATTGTCAAACACAGAACCCAACAGCACAAACATTTACCTGTATTATAA
- a CDS encoding DUF4185 domain-containing protein produces MKKNALACLAFLSLTLTNKTFAQKADTVDVTNIKFKVEAAPEWSALLKRDSGWFGGDGIYTIPLNGRETGQAKPSDKVLFIFSDSMIGAVRDNTTAPGTVMIHNAVAELRGNEPLDKQMKFYWDKNAKGKPESVFIPHTPNTGPTDYYWLGDGFVNQALNNNIYIFGYRVRNVSNEAFGFREVGNTLIKIPAKSKPPYKDLKQMDTPFYLMDQKGESGSFGAGIYVNTKEAGAPKPDGYIYVYGVRGMAKHLMVARVLPKDFEDYSKWTFYNGKAWVSDMEQVANVTSSVSNELSFNPLPDGRYALIFQVGGMTTSVGMRIGASPVGPFGPIIKLWDCKPDLTAKTFVVYNAKAHPSLSKPGELLISYNINSVDFLNDLKKYPNLYRPRFIRVKFE; encoded by the coding sequence ATGAAAAAGAACGCCCTTGCTTGTTTAGCCTTTTTGAGCTTGACCTTAACAAATAAAACCTTTGCTCAAAAGGCTGATACAGTTGACGTAACCAATATTAAATTTAAAGTTGAGGCCGCGCCCGAATGGTCAGCTTTGTTAAAACGTGATTCGGGGTGGTTTGGCGGCGATGGTATTTATACTATCCCCTTAAATGGAAGGGAAACCGGGCAGGCAAAACCCAGTGATAAAGTGCTTTTTATTTTTAGCGATAGTATGATTGGCGCGGTACGCGACAATACTACGGCTCCGGGAACGGTAATGATCCATAATGCGGTAGCCGAATTAAGAGGCAACGAGCCTTTGGATAAACAGATGAAATTTTATTGGGATAAAAATGCCAAAGGTAAACCCGAATCGGTTTTTATCCCACATACACCTAATACCGGCCCTACAGACTACTATTGGCTTGGGGATGGTTTTGTTAACCAGGCCTTGAACAACAATATTTACATTTTTGGATACCGGGTTCGTAATGTAAGTAATGAGGCGTTTGGTTTCAGGGAGGTTGGCAATACGCTTATCAAGATTCCGGCAAAGAGCAAACCACCTTATAAAGACCTCAAGCAAATGGATACACCATTTTACCTTATGGATCAAAAAGGCGAAAGCGGCTCGTTTGGTGCAGGCATCTATGTAAACACCAAAGAAGCCGGTGCACCAAAGCCCGATGGTTATATTTATGTTTACGGAGTGCGCGGCATGGCTAAGCACCTGATGGTTGCCCGTGTTTTACCCAAAGATTTTGAAGATTACAGCAAATGGACCTTCTACAATGGAAAAGCCTGGGTAAGTGATATGGAACAGGTTGCTAACGTAACAAGCAGCGTATCAAATGAGTTAAGCTTTAATCCGCTGCCTGATGGTCGTTACGCTTTGATATTCCAGGTAGGGGGAATGACCACATCCGTAGGCATGCGGATAGGGGCAAGCCCGGTTGGTCCCTTCGGCCCGATCATTAAACTGTGGGATTGCAAACCGGATTTAACCGCCAAAACGTTTGTGGTTTATAACGCTAAAGCCCATCCGAGTTTATCAAAACCGGGTGAACTACTGATCAGTTACAATATTAACTCCGTTGATTTTTTAAACGATCTGAAAAAATATCCCAACCTGTACAGGCCAAGGTTTATCAGGGTGAAGTTTGAATAG